A region of the Candidatus Thermoplasmatota archaeon genome:
ATTCAAAAGTAGAATATTGCAGAGTAGGAGCACCTGCTATTGCGGAAAAAATTTTATCAGTGGGAGCAAGCTTCGGCTACGAAGAGACAGGTAAATATTTCTTCTCACCTATGCTATGGCCTGACGCTCTATTAGCTATATTAAAAATTCTTGCTATAATAGCTGACCGCGAGAGCTTAACGCAACTGCTCAAAAAATTTCCAAAATTCTATCAAAAGAAGCAGGCTATAGAATGTGAGGAATTTAAAAAAACCAAGGTTATGGAAAAAGTAGATAAAACTTGGAACGATAGCGGAGTAGTTAAAACTATAAAAGTTGACGGTATAAAAAAATTCTATGAAAATTCATGGCTTTTAATAAGGGCAAGCGGTACAGAGCCTTTGATAAGAATATTTTCAGAGGCGCAAGAGCCGAGAAGGGCTGAAGAGCTGCTGAGACTTGGAATTGAGCTTGTTAGTAAAGCTACGAGCGACTGAATATGGAGTATCATATAGGACTTGCTAAAGGGGAAGTTGCAAATTATATATTACTTTGCGGAGCGCCTGAGAGGGCTGAAAGAACTTCTAAATTATTTGATAAAGTTAAAATAGAGCGAAGGAACAGAGAATTTTTGACTTTTACAGGCATTTATAAAAAAATACCGATTACGGTAATGTCTACAGGCATAGGACCTGATAATACAGAAATTGCAGTTATTGAAATTTGCCAAATCACAAAAAAACCTACTTTTATAAGAATCGGCAGCTGCGGCGCATTACAAAAAAACATTGCGCTCGGCGAGCTTGTAATATCGACAGGTGCAGTAAGATTGGAAAATACTTCTTTGTTCTTTGTTCCTGAAGGATATCCTGCAGTTGCTCACTATGAAATAGTTAATGCACTTGCTGAGGCTGCAAAAACGTTTCGCTATCCTTATCATATAGGTTTAACAGCAACCGCTTGCGGCTTCTACGGAGCGCAGGCACGAAAGGTTGGGGGCTTTCCATTACGATTTCCTAACCTTGTAAAAGAGCTAAGCGCTCTCAAAGTCCTGAATTTTGAAATGGAAAGTTCTGTGCTCTTCACACTTGCAAGTATTCGCAACTTAAGAGCAGGCGCTGTTTGCGCAGTCTATGCTCAGAGGATAAAAAACGAATTTATTAATGATAAAGCGAAAGAGGAAGCAGAATTAAGGTGCATAAAAACAGGCTTGAAGGCTGTAGAGCTACTTTATAAAAGATGAAAAAAGAGTATAAAAAATTAATTCAAGAAGCGAAAGAGGCTTTAAAGAATGCTTACGCGCCTTATTCTAAGTTCAGAGTGGGTGCTGCGGTATTAACAAAAAAAGGTAATATTTATAGAGGTTGCAATGTAGAAAACTCAAGTTATGCTCTAACTATATGCGCAGAGCGCAATGCACTAGCAAACGCAATAGCTAACGGAGAAAGAGATTTAGAAGCAATTGCAATAGTTGCGGAAGGAAAAAAGTTAAGAACGCCGTGCGGCGCGTGCAGACAAGCTATAATAGAATTTAGTAAAGATGTTCTTGTAATAATTGGCAA
Encoded here:
- a CDS encoding nucleoside phosphorylase, which produces MEYHIGLAKGEVANYILLCGAPERAERTSKLFDKVKIERRNREFLTFTGIYKKIPITVMSTGIGPDNTEIAVIEICQITKKPTFIRIGSCGALQKNIALGELVISTGAVRLENTSLFFVPEGYPAVAHYEIVNALAEAAKTFRYPYHIGLTATACGFYGAQARKVGGFPLRFPNLVKELSALKVLNFEMESSVLFTLASIRNLRAGAVCAVYAQRIKNEFINDKAKEEAELRCIKTGLKAVELLYKR
- the cdd gene encoding cytidine deaminase gives rise to the protein MKKEYKKLIQEAKEALKNAYAPYSKFRVGAAVLTKKGNIYRGCNVENSSYALTICAERNALANAIANGERDLEAIAIVAEGKKLRTPCGACRQAIIEFSKDVLVIIGNLKGKKEVRSIKELLPMPFSTAEK